A genomic region of Brevinematales bacterium contains the following coding sequences:
- a CDS encoding CMP deaminase, whose product MDQSKSDNFYMQIAKETAQLSYCKRLQVGAIVVKDGNIVSFGFNGNLPGLTNSCEDIEGDTLPTVMHAEANAIAKAARSTVSIDGATLYVTQSPCFDCSKFIIMSGVKRVVYGEEYRIAEPIDILRKCGVEVVKWTGPEA is encoded by the coding sequence ATGGATCAGAGCAAGTCCGATAATTTCTATATGCAGATCGCGAAAGAGACCGCACAGCTCAGCTACTGCAAACGCCTGCAGGTCGGGGCGATCGTCGTCAAGGACGGCAATATCGTCTCGTTCGGCTTTAACGGCAACCTGCCGGGGCTGACGAACTCCTGCGAGGATATCGAAGGGGACACGCTCCCCACCGTCATGCACGCCGAGGCGAACGCTATCGCGAAAGCCGCCCGTTCGACCGTGAGTATCGACGGCGCGACTCTCTATGTCACCCAATCCCCGTGCTTCGATTGCAGTAAGTTTATCATCATGTCGGGCGTCAAACGGGTGGTGTACGGCGAGGAATACCGTATCGCCGAACCCATCGATATTCTCCGCAAATGCGGGGTGGAAGTCGTCAAATGGACCGGGCCGGAGGCATAG
- a CDS encoding spiro-SPASM protein, giving the protein MKTAAVLFDNKNIPDSSPVDSFLKATVDKLKKFTGDIYFLSDKKADGVKNIGFGTARDFLDFLTKEFPKTEVLLLNAYSPLLDVKSLAEMLDEHRKLAFDYTYPENLPQGLLPEVLSADVARFIRETIPANAPLPRSNFRELFESDVSSYDTNIFINPSKLIKYRVHFIPDNLNDYLITREIVEKHGAGMDIAALEALIARNPGLIRKRPTYFEIELTGERETAFFPDGADGGEMTPADLKKVLTSIGGFSHSPVVVFGLYGEPFLHSAFGEIVEILRGFPGMRFLFESRGILTNFAPAAQALALPNTEVIFDISASDPSGFAARKKPRDPLLPPPDYQKLTDSIKALEPRTRIYPQFTRTADNEKDLMRFYDVWKDYGDRIIVRKPDTFGGTLDSLRVVDLSPIERHPCLHLKHDMFIRADGRVQLCREDFSHANPMGNILDGGIEACWEKMNAAYLAQWGGDYGKPPLCAGCDEWWVFNF; this is encoded by the coding sequence ATGAAAACCGCCGCCGTACTTTTCGATAACAAGAATATTCCGGATTCGTCACCGGTGGATTCCTTTTTAAAGGCCACCGTCGATAAACTGAAAAAATTCACCGGCGACATCTATTTCCTGTCGGATAAGAAGGCCGACGGTGTAAAAAACATCGGGTTCGGGACGGCTCGCGATTTCCTCGATTTCCTCACGAAAGAGTTCCCCAAGACGGAGGTGCTTCTCCTCAACGCGTACTCCCCGCTTCTCGACGTCAAGTCGCTCGCGGAGATGCTCGACGAGCACCGCAAGCTCGCGTTCGACTACACCTACCCGGAGAACCTGCCGCAGGGCCTCCTTCCCGAGGTGCTGTCCGCCGACGTCGCGCGCTTCATCCGCGAAACAATCCCCGCGAACGCCCCCTTGCCGCGTTCCAATTTCCGGGAGTTGTTCGAGAGCGACGTCAGTTCCTACGATACCAATATCTTCATCAACCCCTCGAAACTCATCAAATACCGGGTGCATTTTATCCCGGATAACCTCAACGATTACCTCATTACAAGGGAGATTGTCGAAAAGCACGGCGCCGGGATGGATATCGCCGCGCTCGAAGCGCTCATAGCGCGGAACCCCGGGCTGATACGGAAACGCCCCACTTATTTCGAGATAGAGCTGACCGGCGAACGCGAGACCGCGTTCTTCCCCGACGGCGCGGACGGCGGCGAAATGACACCCGCCGATTTAAAAAAAGTACTGACTTCCATCGGGGGATTTTCGCATTCCCCGGTAGTCGTGTTCGGCCTCTACGGCGAACCGTTCCTGCATAGCGCGTTCGGCGAAATTGTCGAAATCCTGCGCGGGTTCCCGGGAATGCGCTTCCTGTTCGAAAGCCGGGGGATACTGACCAATTTCGCGCCCGCCGCTCAGGCGCTCGCGCTCCCCAACACGGAGGTCATTTTCGACATCAGCGCGTCCGACCCATCGGGGTTCGCCGCGCGGAAGAAGCCCCGCGATCCGCTCCTTCCCCCGCCCGATTACCAAAAATTAACCGACTCGATAAAAGCCCTCGAACCCAGGACGCGTATCTACCCGCAGTTCACCCGTACCGCCGATAACGAAAAAGACCTCATGCGCTTCTACGACGTGTGGAAGGACTACGGCGACCGGATTATCGTCCGCAAGCCCGACACCTTCGGCGGCACCCTCGACAGCCTGCGGGTGGTCGACCTCTCGCCTATCGAGCGACACCCATGTCTGCATCTCAAGCACGATATGTTTATCCGCGCGGACGGTAGAGTCCAGCTCTGCCGCGAGGATTTCAGCCATGCCAACCCGATGGGGAATATCCTCGACGGCGGAATCGAGGCGTGCTGGGAGAAAATGAACGCGGCTTACCTCGCGCAGTGGGGCGGCGACTACGGAAAGCCCCCGTTATGCGCCGGGTGCGACGAATGGTGGGTGTTCAATTTCTAA